In Brassica napus cultivar Da-Ae unplaced genomic scaffold, Da-Ae ScsIHWf_1312;HRSCAF=1874, whole genome shotgun sequence, the genomic window AATTTAGAAACCACACGACATCACTCTTGCGAtgtaatttttttgtcacaCATTCTATAGTTTTGGtcgaataatatatataaatatttataattttaacaaaatccaaaaagtatcaaaacttaaatttttaataaaataaatttagataGTTTTTAACGTTAGGATATTCATATTAGTACTGAACAGTTATGAACTTTCGGCTAGAGAAATTTTGCATCCATTTAAGAATTGAGAGACGTAGTATAATTTCCTTCTGGCTCCTTTCTGTTCTGatcaaattgtttttaattttgagGCCCGTTAAATATCTGCTTTTTTATGGTtcggtttaaatattttttcccaAAATTTTAGAATAGAGatgaaaactcaaaaaaaaattatttattttacattaagtTAGTCTTAACATAAAACcaaatatctattatattatttagaaattaaatatatttttttgaaacactaagaaacaaatatgtttaAAACTAATAGTATCGTTCACATGCTGATAAAACACtgaactttattatttcttgatataGTATCGTTCAAACATCAATTATTACATAACGCAACAATATCTATAAGAACCTTACGTTCCTTACTAATGATCTTGCCATGCTGTCAAGCCTTTTAGACTCCACATCAGTAACGTCGGAGGGGTACAAGTTGAAGAGGTAGTTTCTTGATAATGGTGAGATTGCCAAATTCTTCCATGTCAATTTCTCCAATTTCCATCCCATTTGGCAATCCCCAGTCGAAGAAGTAAAGCAAAttcatcaaacctagttccacaGTAGCAACCGCCATTGACATCGCGGGACACATCCTTCGACCAGAACCAAAAGGTAATAGGTCAAAATGTTGTCCTCTGAAATCTACAGAACTATTAGTAAACCGTTCAGGGATGAAATCTTCAGGGTCGGTCCAACGCTTGGGGTCACGTCCGATTGTCCATACATTAATTTGGATTTGCGTTCTCGGGGGAATATCGTAGCCTTTGATCTTGATGTGAGACATTGTTTCCCTTGGGACGATAAATGGAACTGGTGGATGCAATCTGAATGTTTCCTTGATTATGAGCTTTAAGTAATCAACTTTGTATAGATCATCTTCAGTTATTCTTTCCCTTTTGGCCCCAAGGATGGTTCGAATATTTTCCTGAGCTTTCTTCATCACTCTAGGGTTTCTAACAAGTTCTGTCATCGCCCAAATCATTATTATAGAGCTTGTATCTATCCCGCCAAGAAACACATTCTGAAGATCACataacaaacattaaaatctaATTCTATATAGTTGTGGTTTAATATAAGATGTGAAACAAAACCATGATTTGATGGGCTTCTTACCATGAGGATTGCCTTGAGATTATCCATATTGAGTTTGAAAGAATCTGCATTTTCGGGTTTATCGATCATATCCAACATCAAGGAAACGATATCCAGATTTTTCCTTCCTTCTGGCTTCAAGTGATCATCAATCACATGCTGATAAAAAGCATCAAGCTCTTTAAAGATTTTGTTGATCTTCTTGTGTCGTTGAAACAGCAAGTCTACGAATCTTCCGACTCCGCCCTGGAAGATGTCAGAGAAAGTGAAAGTCCCTAGAGCTTCCACTGCGTCCGTAACAAGCGTTTTGATCCTTTCTTGATCAATAATGAAGCCGCTCTCGTGGAAGTTCTGTCCTAAAGCTACTCTACCGATGATGCTTGCGGTGAGGGAGAAGAAGGTTTTGCTTAAATCCACGGAAGATTGTTTCAAGCAAGATTCCGTCAGATTCTTTACCACGAAGTCGACCTCTTCCTCTCTAATGTACCTAAAAGATTGAACCTTCTTAAGGCTAAAAAGCTCAATAACCGCGATTTTTCGCATTTCCCGCCAATAAGCACCGTATGGAGAAAAGGAGATGTCTTTAAAGCCGTAAGAGAGTTTTCTTGTCCCGAACGTCTTTGGTCGGCTGCAACATTCCAAGTCATGAGTTCTTAGAACCGCTTCAGCTGCTTCACTGGATGAGATCACAACCACCGGAACAAAGCCAAGTCGAAGAAGCATCACCGGTCCATATTTGATTGATAGCTTATGAAAACATCTGTGAGGCAACCCTGCAACATGATGCAAGTTTCCAATGAGAGGAAGACTTGAGGGGCTAGGAGGAAGATTGAGTTTTGAGTTTTGTAACTTCTTAAGAAAGATTGATGATacaagagtaagaagcaaaaccaaaaacaaagagagcaagatcgccattttcaaattttctctttttaagcTATGTTTCTTGAGAGGTGAGTGTACAATTCCAAAGAGACTTGTATATATAGTGAAGGGCTCGATAGATGACTTTCCCGATACGTTACCTCTCCTGAATTAAGTTGTTGAAAATTGTGTTACAAAGTTGTTACATTTGAGGATAAAATCTTCTTCGGAATTATAAGTGTGACAAAATTAAGTCTAATAGGCTTGTGGTCCAACACTCCAATAGTTACGTATTCTGATAGACTTCTGTTAGATCGATTGATTGTATGTCATGGCACTGGTATATTGAACTATTAGTTACCTACGAGGCATGGCTTCTTTTGTTCGATTATTAAAAATCCAATCATATTAGGAGTCATGTTAAGATAATGACATATTTCCATTATTCCTTTAGGATAATTACCATATGTTTTCCTATGTTGATGCGTATATATACGATGTAACGTTTAACCTAAGTCAATAAGAAAGTCGAGCTTACATCATTCTGAATGGTGTCATCCATCAGACCTCGTGTGTTGGaacacctcaacaaaatggacgTGTCGAAAGGAAGCACAGACATATTTTGAATGTATCGCGATCCTTGTTATTTCAAGCTGGATTACCAGTTAAGTTTTGGGGTGAAGCGGTCATGACTGCagcacatgtttttttttttgaaacacatactTTCATTCATTCAATGCTCTAAACATTGCTTGGTGAGGCCATTAAGGCTAGCTCAGCAGACAAAACCTGCTTAGCCAAAGAGTCTGCATCTCTGTTTCTCTCGCGAGAGATCCAGGTAAaggaaacaaaatcaaaagataAAGCAACGGCTTCAATATCAGCTACAATGCCGTAGAGTTCGGCCAGCGGGTGGTCGAAGGTTAAAGCCTTGATGAGTTGTGCGCAATCAGACTCGCAGCGAATCTTTGTGAGACCAAGGTCTCTGCAATTCTCCACTGCTTCTTGTAACGCCAGTCCTTCAGCTATAAGCGGAGAGCCTACAAAACGCATCGGCGAGGAGAAAGAGGATACTCTGTTTTGTGTCTTAATAGTCCAGCCAAGCCCTGCAATTTTGTTAGTTTCATTCCAAGCCGCATCCGATCGTACCAGTACACAATTATCCTGCGGAATTACTCTAACAGGTTGACTACGTCGCGGTACAGGGGCTAGCCCTTGACTGGAGTTCCACCTCC contains:
- the LOC106357801 gene encoding cytochrome P450 71B2-like, with the protein product MAILLSLFLVLLLTLVSSIFLKKLQNSKLNLPPSPSSLPLIGNLHHVAGLPHRCFHKLSIKYGPVMLLRLGFVPVVVISSSEAAEAVLRTHDLECCSRPKTFGTRKLSYGFKDISFSPYGAYWREMRKIAVIELFSLKKVQSFRYIREEEVDFVVKNLTESCLKQSSVDLSKTFFSLTASIIGRVALGQNFHESGFIIDQERIKTLVTDAVEALGTFTFSDIFQGGVGRFVDLLFQRHKKINKIFKELDAFYQHVIDDHLKPEGRKNLDIVSLMLDMIDKPENADSFKLNMDNLKAILMNVFLGGIDTSSIIMIWAMTELVRNPRVMKKAQENIRTILGAKRERITEDDLYKVDYLKLIIKETFRLHPPVPFIVPRETMSHIKIKGYDIPPRTQIQINVWTIGRDPKRWTDPEDFIPERFTNSSVDFRGQHFDLLPFGSGRRMCPAMSMAVATVELGLMNLLYFFDWGLPNGMEIGEIDMEEFGNLTIIKKLPLQLVPLRRY